In a genomic window of Amphiprion ocellaris isolate individual 3 ecotype Okinawa chromosome 11, ASM2253959v1, whole genome shotgun sequence:
- the nr4a2a gene encoding nuclear receptor subfamily 4 group A member 2a: MPCVQAQYGSSPQGASPASQSYSYHTAGEYSCDFLTPEFVKFSMDLTNTEITATTSLPSFSTFMDNYNTSYDVKPPCLYQMPHSGEQSSIKVEDVQMHNYHQQSHLPPPSEEMMAHSGPMYFKPSSPHAPTTPNFQVQPNHMWEDPGSLHSFHQNYVAATSHMIDQRKNPVSRLSLFSFKQSPPGTPVSSCQMRFDGPLHVSMNHDNPGAHRGLDGQSFAVPSAIRKQAGLAFPHSLQLSHGHQLVDSQVPSPPSRGSPSNEGLCAVCGDNAACQHYGVRTCEGCKGFFKRTVQKNAKYVCLANKNCPVDKRRRNRCQFCRFQKCLVVGMVREVVRTDNLKGRRGRLPSKPKSPQEPSPPSPPVSLISALVRAHVDSNPSMSALDYSRFQANPDYQMTGDNTQHIQQFYDLLTGSMEIIRGWAEKIPGFSDLPKQDQDLLFESAFLELFVLRLAYRSNPVEGKLIFCNGVVLHRLQCVRGFGEWVDAIVEFSSNLQSMNIDISAFSCIAALAMVTERHGLKEPKRVEDLQNKIVNCLKDQVTFNGGGLNRPNYLSKLLGKLPELRTLCTQGLQRIFYLKLEDLVPPPAIIDKLFLDTLPF, encoded by the exons ATGCCCTGCGTTCAGGCTCAGTATGGATCATCACCTCAAGGAGCTAGTCCTGCTTCCCAGAGCTACAGCTACCACACCGCAGGAGAATACAGCTGCGACTTCTTAACACCCGAGTTTGTTAAGTTTAGCATGGACTTGACCAACACTGAGATCACAGCCACTACTTCTCTCCCAAGTTTCAGTACATTCATGGACAACTATAACACCAGTTACGACGTTAAACCGCCCTGTCTGTATCAGATGCCCCACTCTGGAGAGCAGTCCTCTATCAAGGTGGAGGACGTCCAGATGCACAACTACCATCAGCAGAGCCACCTGCCACCTCCGTCGGAAGAAATGATGGCTCACTCTGGGCCTATGTACTTCAAACCCTCCTCGCCTCACGCCCCGACTACACCAAACTTCCAGGTTCAGCCCAATCACATGTGGGAGGACCCGGGCTCCCTCCACAGTTTCCACCAGAACTATGTCGCGGCCACGTCCCACATGATAGACCAGCGCAAGAACCCGGTGTCGAGGCTTTCGCTCTTCTCCTTCAAGCAGTCCCCGCCCGGCACTCCTGTTTCCAGCTGTCAGATGCGGTTCGACGGGCCGCTGCACGTCTCCATGAACCACGACAACCCGGGTGCGCACCGCGGCCTGGACGGCCAGAGCTTCGCGGTGCCCAGCGCCATCAGGAAACAGGCTGGTCTGGCCTTTCCTCACTCCCTGCAGCTGAGCCACGGGCACCAGCTGGTGGACAGCCAAGTGCCATCGCCCCCGTCCCGAGGATCTCCGTCAAACGAGGGTCTGTGTGCGGTATGTGGGGACAACGCAGCCTGCCAGCATTATGGAGTGAGAACCTGCGAGGGCTGCAAAGGATTTTTCAAG cGCACCgttcagaaaaatgcaaaatacgtGTGTTTAGCAAATAAAAACTGTCCTGTTGACAAACGCCGAAGAAATCGTTGCCAGTTCTGCCGTTTCCAGAAGTGCCTTGTAGTCGGGATGGTGAGGGAAG TTGTCCGAACGGATAATCTGAAAGGTCGAAGAGGACGCCTACCATCCAAGCCCAAAAGTCCCCAGGAACCCTCCCCACCCTCGCCGCCGGTGAGCCTCATAAGCGCACTCGTTCGGGCCCATGTGGACTCCAACCCCTCCATGTCTGCTTTGGACTACTCAAGA TTCCAGGCTAACCCTGACTACCAAATGACTGGCGACAACACTCAGCACATCCAGCAGTTCTATGATCTCCTGACGGGCTCCATGGAGATCATCCGAGGCTGGGCGGAGAAGATTCCTGGCTTTTCTGATCTACCGAAGCAAGATCAAGATCTCCTCTTTGAATCCGCCTTCCTTGAACTTTTTGTCCTACGGCTGGCGTACAG GTCCAACCCGGTGGaaggaaaacttattttttgtAATGGAGTGGTGTTACACAGACTACAGTGCGTCCGTGGATTTGGAGAGTGGGTGGACGCTATCGTGGAGTTTTCTTCCAACTTGCAGAGCATGAATATAGACATCTCAGCTTTTTCCTGCATCGCAGCTCTGGCCATGGTAACAG AGCGACACGGGCTTAAGGAACCCAAGAGAGTCGAGGATCTCCAAAACAAGATAGTCAACTGTCTCAAAGACCAAGTGACGTTCAATGGCGGTGGTTTGAATCGTCCCAACTACTTGTCAAAACTCTTGGGAAAGCTCCCCGAACTGCGCACACTATGTACCCAAGGTCTGCAGCGTATCTTTTACCTAAAGCTAGAAGACCTAGTCCCTCCGCCAGCAATAATTGACAAACTTTTCCTCGACACCCTACCTTTCTGA